In a genomic window of Bordetella petrii:
- a CDS encoding arsenic transporter, whose translation MLLPAAIFIVTLALVIWQPRGLNIGWSASAGAAVALACGVVQPADVAAVWHIVWNATATFIAIIITSIILDAAGFFEWAALHVARWGGGRGHWLFALIVLLGAAVSALFANDGAALILTPIVMEMLLALGFGLSATLAFVMAAGFIADTASTPLVVSNLVNIVSADFFNISFGRYASVMVPVNAAAVAATLAVLFVYFRKQIPARYNVAQLRAPGAAVRDPATFRAGVAVLALLLAGFFVLEPLGIPVSAIAAAGALALLLVAGRHHIVGTRRVMREAPWHIVVFSLGMYLVVYGLRNAGLTAHLTALFDTFAGHGIWGAALGTGLVMAFLASVMNNLPAVLVGALAVADTHATGVVRDAMIYANVIGTDLGPKITPIGSLATLLWLHVLARKGLRITWGYYFRVGIVLTLPVLLVTLAALALRLGGGQ comes from the coding sequence ATGCTGCTGCCCGCCGCAATTTTCATCGTCACGCTGGCCCTCGTCATCTGGCAGCCCCGCGGCCTGAACATCGGCTGGAGCGCCTCGGCTGGCGCGGCGGTGGCGCTGGCCTGCGGCGTCGTGCAGCCCGCCGACGTGGCCGCGGTCTGGCACATTGTCTGGAACGCCACGGCCACGTTCATCGCCATCATCATCACCAGCATCATCCTGGACGCGGCGGGCTTCTTCGAATGGGCCGCGCTGCACGTGGCCCGCTGGGGCGGCGGCCGCGGCCACTGGCTGTTCGCGCTGATCGTACTGCTGGGCGCGGCGGTGTCGGCGCTGTTCGCCAATGACGGCGCCGCGCTGATCCTCACCCCCATCGTGATGGAAATGCTGCTGGCGCTGGGGTTCGGGCTGAGCGCCACGCTGGCATTCGTAATGGCGGCCGGCTTCATCGCCGACACCGCCAGCACCCCGCTGGTGGTGTCGAACCTGGTGAATATCGTATCGGCCGACTTCTTCAATATCAGCTTCGGCCGCTATGCCTCGGTCATGGTGCCCGTCAACGCCGCGGCCGTAGCGGCCACGCTGGCCGTCTTGTTCGTGTATTTTCGCAAGCAGATCCCGGCCCGCTACAACGTCGCGCAATTGCGTGCGCCGGGCGCGGCGGTGCGCGACCCCGCCACCTTCCGCGCCGGCGTGGCCGTGCTGGCGCTGCTCCTGGCGGGTTTTTTCGTGCTGGAGCCCTTGGGCATCCCCGTCAGCGCCATCGCGGCGGCCGGCGCCCTGGCCCTGCTGCTGGTGGCGGGCCGCCACCATATCGTCGGCACGCGCCGCGTCATGCGCGAAGCGCCCTGGCATATCGTGGTGTTCTCATTGGGCATGTACCTGGTGGTGTACGGCCTGCGCAATGCCGGCCTCACTGCCCATCTGACCGCGCTTTTCGACACATTCGCCGGCCATGGCATCTGGGGCGCGGCATTGGGCACGGGCCTGGTCATGGCATTTCTGGCCTCGGTCATGAACAATCTGCCCGCCGTGCTGGTGGGCGCGCTGGCGGTGGCCGACACCCACGCCACCGGCGTCGTGCGCGACGCGATGATCTACGCCAACGTCATCGGCACCGACCTGGGCCCGAAGATCACGCCCATCGGCAGCCTGGCCACGCTGCTCTGGCTGCACGTGCTGGCGCGCAAGGGGTTGCGCATTACCTGGGGCTACTATTTCAGGGTCGGCATCGTGCTGACCCTGCCGGTGCTATTGGTCACGCTGGCGGCGCTGGCGCTGCGGCTGGGCGGCGGCCAGTAG
- the rnr gene encoding ribonuclease R, with protein MAKRSNKDSNNNNNGRSGFVLPETPPDFDPDVPSREAILKALRSAGAPLSPAELAERMGVERPATLVGFERRLGAMERDGQLMPNRKGVLLLATKLDFVAGKVQGHRDGFGFLLRDDGGPDLFLSPREMLKVLHGDRVLVKPSGEYRGKPEGMIVEVIERRTNKLVGRFLHEHGLSIVVPEDQRIKHDILIPPGDTNGAQHGQVVSVQIMEQPTRHTQPLGRVSEVLGEIDDPGMEIEIAVRKFDVPVEFSEPAAKQASRLPDVVRKADLKDRIDLRDVPLITIDGEDARDFDDAVYCEPVELGSGQRKRPAWRLLVAIADVSHYVTPGDALDDDALERGTSVYFPRRVIPMLPESLSNGLCSLNPQVDRLVLVCDMVIPATGAKAGTITAYQFYNAVMHSHARTTYTQVWEALQQPGGPVAHALGEIMPHVRHLHELYQLLVQQRKKRGAIDFDTVETKIVCNELGRIEQIVGVVRNDAHKLIEECMLAANTCAADFMSRSKHPGLYRIHEGPTPERLTSLREFLRTLGLSLGGGEAPTAKDYGEFLDSVRGRADFQLLQTMCLRSMQQAIYSPDNVGHFGLAYPAYSHFTSPIRRYPDLLTHRVIKALLAGRRYVPGLEDQPVVIGRTQREHEHATWEKLGLLLSASERRADEASRDVEAWLKCWFVKERVGEDFSGTVTGVASFGVFVTLDTLHVEGLVHVSELGGEYFQFNEALHELRGERTGMRYRLTDKVQVQVSRVDLEARRIEFRLVKGTSFEALRKAASRNPDEPRKVKKAAAPKPAALKGQTAKQRRAQAKKAAKPAAPAKKRAPAKKTARR; from the coding sequence TTGGCAAAACGATCGAATAAAGATTCGAATAACAATAACAACGGCAGATCAGGATTCGTGTTGCCCGAAACGCCCCCCGACTTCGACCCCGACGTGCCTTCGCGCGAAGCCATTCTGAAGGCGCTGCGATCAGCCGGGGCGCCGCTGTCGCCCGCTGAACTGGCCGAGCGCATGGGTGTCGAGCGGCCCGCCACGCTGGTGGGTTTCGAACGCCGCCTGGGCGCCATGGAGCGCGACGGCCAACTGATGCCGAACCGCAAGGGCGTGCTGCTGCTGGCCACCAAGCTCGATTTCGTGGCCGGCAAGGTGCAGGGCCATCGCGACGGCTTCGGCTTCTTGCTGCGCGACGACGGCGGCCCCGACCTGTTCCTGTCGCCGCGCGAGATGCTCAAGGTGCTGCATGGCGACCGCGTGCTGGTCAAGCCTTCGGGCGAGTACCGCGGCAAGCCCGAGGGCATGATCGTCGAGGTCATCGAGCGGCGCACCAACAAGCTGGTGGGCCGCTTCCTGCACGAGCACGGTCTGTCGATCGTGGTGCCGGAAGACCAGCGCATCAAGCACGACATCCTCATTCCGCCGGGCGACACCAATGGGGCGCAGCACGGCCAGGTGGTGTCGGTGCAGATCATGGAGCAGCCGACGCGCCACACGCAGCCGCTGGGGCGGGTTTCCGAAGTGCTGGGCGAAATCGACGACCCGGGCATGGAGATCGAGATCGCGGTGCGCAAGTTCGACGTGCCGGTCGAGTTTTCCGAGCCCGCCGCCAAACAGGCCTCGCGCCTGCCCGACGTGGTGCGCAAGGCCGATCTGAAAGACCGTATCGACCTGCGCGACGTGCCGCTGATCACCATCGACGGCGAAGATGCGCGCGATTTCGACGACGCGGTGTATTGCGAGCCCGTGGAGCTGGGCAGCGGGCAGCGCAAGCGGCCGGCCTGGCGCCTGCTGGTGGCGATTGCCGACGTCAGCCATTACGTCACGCCCGGCGATGCCCTGGACGACGATGCGCTCGAACGCGGCACCAGCGTGTATTTTCCGCGCCGCGTGATTCCCATGCTGCCCGAGTCGCTGTCCAACGGGCTGTGTTCGCTCAATCCTCAGGTCGACCGGCTGGTGCTGGTGTGCGATATGGTGATTCCGGCCACCGGCGCCAAGGCGGGCACCATCACGGCCTACCAGTTCTACAACGCCGTGATGCACTCGCATGCGCGCACCACCTACACCCAGGTGTGGGAAGCCCTGCAGCAGCCGGGCGGGCCGGTGGCGCACGCGCTGGGCGAAATCATGCCGCACGTGCGGCACCTGCATGAGCTCTACCAGTTGCTGGTGCAGCAGCGCAAGAAACGCGGCGCCATCGATTTCGATACGGTCGAGACCAAGATCGTCTGTAACGAACTGGGCCGCATCGAGCAGATTGTCGGAGTGGTGCGCAACGACGCCCACAAGCTGATCGAAGAGTGCATGCTGGCGGCCAATACCTGCGCGGCCGACTTCATGAGCCGCAGCAAACACCCCGGCCTGTACCGCATCCATGAAGGTCCCACGCCGGAACGCCTGACTTCACTGCGTGAATTCCTGCGCACCCTGGGCCTGTCGTTGGGCGGCGGCGAGGCGCCTACCGCCAAGGATTACGGCGAATTCCTCGACAGCGTGCGCGGCCGGGCCGATTTCCAGCTGCTGCAGACCATGTGCCTGCGTTCGATGCAGCAGGCCATATACAGCCCCGACAACGTCGGCCACTTCGGCCTGGCATATCCGGCCTACAGCCATTTCACGTCGCCCATCCGGCGCTATCCCGACCTGCTTACGCACCGGGTGATCAAGGCCCTGCTGGCGGGCCGGCGCTATGTGCCGGGCCTGGAAGACCAGCCGGTGGTTATCGGCCGCACGCAGCGCGAGCATGAACACGCCACCTGGGAAAAACTGGGCCTGTTGCTGTCGGCCAGCGAGCGGCGCGCCGACGAGGCCTCGCGCGATGTCGAAGCCTGGCTGAAGTGCTGGTTCGTGAAAGAGCGCGTGGGCGAAGATTTCAGCGGCACGGTGACAGGCGTGGCCAGCTTCGGCGTGTTTGTCACGCTGGATACGCTGCACGTGGAAGGCCTGGTGCACGTGTCGGAACTGGGCGGCGAGTACTTCCAGTTCAACGAGGCGCTGCACGAACTGCGCGGCGAACGCACCGGCATGCGTTACCGCCTGACCGACAAGGTGCAGGTGCAGGTTTCGCGCGTCGACCTGGAAGCGCGCCGCATCGAGTTCCGCCTGGTCAAGGGCACCAGCTTCGAGGCGCTGCGCAAGGCCGCTTCGCGCAATCCCGACGAGCCGCGCAAGGTGAAGAAAGCCGCCGCGCCCAAGCCGGCGGCGCTGAAGGGACAGACCGCCAAGCAGCGGCGCGCCCAGGCCAAGAAGGCTGCCAAGCCAGCGGCCCCTGCCAAGAAGCGCGCCCCGGCCAAGAAAACCGCGCGCCGGTAG
- a CDS encoding GNAT family N-acetyltransferase, which produces MPTPPAIRIVLGTWERLRDDAYSVRHEVFVLEQAVPPEIELDDDDPVAVHAVAYGDDGTPIATGRLLPDGHIGRMAVRKAARGSGVGGQVLDALIAQGHGDGHRLLLLHAQTHARGFYEAHGFAAQGEPFVEAGIEHIAMTRELEH; this is translated from the coding sequence ATGCCCACCCCGCCCGCCATTCGCATTGTCCTGGGAACCTGGGAGCGCCTGCGCGACGACGCCTACTCCGTGCGGCACGAGGTGTTCGTGCTGGAGCAGGCGGTGCCGCCCGAAATCGAGCTCGACGACGATGATCCCGTGGCCGTGCATGCCGTGGCCTATGGCGATGACGGCACGCCTATCGCCACCGGGCGGCTGCTGCCCGATGGTCATATCGGCCGCATGGCCGTGCGCAAGGCGGCCCGTGGCAGCGGGGTGGGCGGGCAGGTGCTGGATGCCCTGATCGCGCAGGGGCACGGCGACGGCCACCGGCTGCTGTTGCTGCATGCCCAGACCCACGCCCGCGGCTTCTATGAAGCCCACGGATTCGCGGCGCAGGGCGAGCCCTTCGTCGAGGCGGGCATCGAGCACATCGCCATGACGCGCGAGCTGGAACACTGA
- a CDS encoding AEC family transporter produces the protein MQAVVTAALPVFALILTGWMAARWRVLGPTATDALNRYVVYLSLPALLFRAMAHADPGQMHWGFVAAFGGGIVITFAATCLWPRRHVPALTDLSIEGLAASYTNAGYMGIPLCLALLGPASLAPAVITTLLTACMLFGAAIALIEFDQHRDRNLGATLAKVARALVRNPLLVAPLLGLASTWSGAALPAGLDRYVELLGASASPCALVTIGLFLAQAQPGGGRAVVGRLVAGKLVLQPAATAALAFMVFPMPPLWAWCAVLMAALPIGTGPFMLAQMYGRDARATSRAILLSTVLSVPTVTLLVAWISTRLP, from the coding sequence ATGCAAGCCGTCGTCACCGCCGCCCTGCCGGTTTTCGCCCTCATCCTGACCGGCTGGATGGCAGCCCGCTGGCGGGTGCTGGGCCCGACCGCCACCGACGCGCTGAACCGCTATGTGGTCTACCTGTCGCTGCCGGCGCTGCTGTTCCGCGCCATGGCGCATGCCGATCCCGGCCAGATGCACTGGGGGTTCGTAGCCGCATTCGGCGGCGGTATCGTCATTACTTTCGCCGCCACCTGCCTGTGGCCGCGGCGCCACGTTCCCGCCCTGACCGACCTCAGCATCGAAGGGCTGGCGGCCTCGTACACCAACGCCGGCTACATGGGCATTCCACTATGCCTGGCCCTGCTCGGCCCGGCCAGTCTGGCGCCGGCCGTGATCACCACCCTGCTCACGGCCTGCATGTTGTTCGGCGCGGCCATCGCCCTTATCGAATTCGACCAGCACCGCGACCGCAACCTGGGCGCCACCCTGGCCAAAGTGGCGCGGGCGCTGGTCCGCAACCCGCTGCTGGTGGCGCCGCTGCTTGGCCTGGCCAGCACCTGGTCGGGCGCGGCGCTGCCCGCCGGCCTGGACCGTTATGTCGAGCTGCTGGGCGCGTCGGCCAGCCCGTGCGCCCTGGTCACCATCGGCCTGTTCCTGGCCCAGGCCCAGCCGGGCGGCGGCCGCGCGGTGGTGGGCCGGCTGGTCGCCGGCAAGCTTGTGCTGCAGCCCGCCGCCACCGCGGCGCTGGCGTTCATGGTGTTTCCGATGCCGCCGCTATGGGCTTGGTGCGCCGTGCTGATGGCCGCCCTGCCTATCGGCACCGGGCCTTTCATGCTGGCCCAGATGTATGGCCGCGACGCGCGCGCCACTTCCCGCGCCATCTTGCTTTCCACCGTCCTGTCGGTGCCCACCGTCACGCTGCTGGTCGCCTGGATCAGCACGCGGCTTCCCTGA